From a single Sinomonas atrocyanea genomic region:
- a CDS encoding TetR/AcrR family transcriptional regulator, with amino-acid sequence MTAEPSSRRELNKAATRESIIAAGLSLALSRGLGGFTAEELADAAGVSRRTFFNYFGSVEEAIAAPTFGFLDRALGKLRERPADEPILESALHVLTGMADNDLIEPMAQSFLVAAGHDPLTRFQLQAFDDCADKIGTAIRERHPELGDDLYVAALAGSIISCGKAALETWMTESGGDLSPSSLTRLRSLLSSAITHLKTGFAAP; translated from the coding sequence GTGACCGCTGAACCCTCGTCGCGCCGCGAGCTGAACAAGGCCGCGACCCGCGAATCGATCATCGCCGCGGGGCTGTCCCTCGCCCTGTCGCGTGGGCTCGGCGGCTTCACGGCCGAGGAGCTCGCCGACGCCGCCGGCGTCTCCCGCCGGACGTTCTTCAACTACTTCGGCAGCGTCGAGGAGGCCATCGCCGCCCCGACCTTCGGCTTCCTCGACCGTGCGCTCGGCAAGCTCCGCGAGCGCCCGGCGGACGAGCCCATCCTCGAATCCGCGCTCCACGTCCTCACGGGCATGGCCGACAACGACCTCATCGAGCCGATGGCCCAGTCGTTCCTCGTGGCCGCCGGCCACGACCCCCTCACGCGCTTCCAGCTGCAGGCCTTCGACGACTGCGCCGACAAGATCGGCACGGCGATCAGGGAGCGCCACCCCGAACTCGGCGACGACCTCTACGTGGCCGCCCTCGCGGGGAGCATCATCTCCTGCGGCAAGGCGGCCCTCGAGACGTGGATGACCGAATCGGGAGGCGACCTCTCGCCGTCGTCCCTCACCCGGCTCCGCAGCCTGCTCTCCTCCGCGATCACCCACCTCAAGACCGGCTTCGCCGCGCCCTGA
- a CDS encoding acetyl/propionyl/methylcrotonyl-CoA carboxylase subunit alpha, translating to MSLSAATKPITKVLVANRGEIAVRVIRAARDEGIASVAVYADPDRDALHVRLADEAFALGGTTAAESYLVMDKILDAARASGADAVHPGYGFLSENAHFAQRVIDAGLTWIGPSPDAIAALGDKVRARHIAEKVGAPLVPGTADPVESADEVLAFAREFGLPVAIKAAYGGGGRGIKVARTLEEIPELFESAVREATAAFGRGECFIERFLDAPRHVETQCLADSTGHVVVVSTRDCSLQRRNQKLVEEAPAPFLSEEQTKRLYESSKAILKEAGYLGAGTCEFLVGQDGTISFLEVNTRLQVEHCVSEEVTGLDLVREQFRLARGEELGYDDPEVRGHSFEFRINGEDPGRGFMPAPGTVETLRYPTGPGVRVDSGIEAGEVISGNFDSMLAKLIVSGSSRAQALQRARRALDELVITGMPTVVPFHAAVVRDPAFAPEEGPFSIHTRWIETEFDNTIPPYAGGPAAADGADDDGARQSVVVEVGGKRLEVTIPGSLSLGTGRAAKPKKKPRTARGSAATAAGGDALTAPMQGTIVKVAVADGDVVAEGDLVVVLEAMKMEQPLTAHKAGTVRGLTAEPGQTVGAGAVIATIED from the coding sequence TTGTCCCTCAGCGCTGCCACCAAGCCCATCACGAAGGTGCTCGTCGCCAACCGCGGCGAGATCGCCGTCCGCGTCATCCGCGCGGCCCGCGACGAGGGCATCGCCTCGGTCGCCGTCTACGCCGACCCCGACCGGGACGCCCTGCACGTGCGCCTCGCGGACGAGGCCTTCGCGCTGGGCGGCACCACCGCGGCCGAGTCCTACCTCGTGATGGACAAGATCCTCGACGCCGCCCGCGCTTCCGGGGCCGACGCCGTCCACCCCGGCTACGGCTTCCTGTCGGAGAACGCCCACTTCGCCCAGCGCGTCATCGACGCGGGCCTGACGTGGATCGGTCCCTCCCCCGACGCCATCGCCGCGCTCGGCGACAAGGTGCGCGCGCGCCACATCGCCGAGAAGGTCGGCGCCCCGCTGGTCCCCGGCACGGCGGACCCGGTCGAATCCGCGGACGAGGTCCTCGCGTTCGCCCGGGAGTTCGGCCTGCCCGTCGCCATCAAGGCCGCCTACGGCGGCGGCGGCCGCGGCATCAAGGTGGCGCGCACGCTCGAGGAGATCCCCGAGCTGTTCGAGTCCGCCGTGCGCGAGGCGACCGCGGCGTTCGGCCGCGGCGAGTGCTTCATCGAGCGCTTCCTGGACGCCCCGCGCCACGTCGAGACGCAGTGCCTCGCAGACTCGACGGGTCACGTGGTCGTCGTCTCGACCCGCGACTGCTCGCTGCAGCGCCGCAACCAGAAGCTCGTGGAGGAGGCGCCGGCGCCGTTCCTGAGCGAGGAGCAGACCAAGCGCCTGTACGAGTCCTCGAAGGCCATCCTCAAGGAGGCCGGCTACCTCGGCGCGGGGACGTGCGAGTTCCTCGTGGGCCAGGACGGGACCATCAGCTTCCTCGAGGTCAACACCCGCCTCCAGGTCGAGCACTGCGTGTCCGAGGAGGTCACGGGCCTGGACCTCGTGCGCGAGCAGTTCCGGCTCGCCCGCGGCGAGGAACTCGGCTACGACGACCCCGAGGTCCGCGGCCACTCGTTCGAGTTCCGCATCAACGGCGAGGACCCGGGCCGCGGCTTCATGCCGGCCCCCGGGACCGTCGAGACGCTGCGCTACCCGACGGGCCCCGGCGTGCGCGTCGACTCGGGCATCGAGGCCGGCGAGGTCATCTCCGGCAACTTCGACTCCATGCTCGCCAAGCTCATCGTCTCCGGCTCCAGCCGCGCCCAGGCGCTCCAGCGGGCGCGCCGGGCCCTCGACGAGCTGGTCATCACCGGCATGCCCACGGTCGTGCCGTTCCACGCCGCCGTGGTGCGCGATCCCGCGTTCGCGCCCGAGGAGGGCCCGTTCTCCATCCACACCCGCTGGATCGAGACGGAGTTCGACAACACGATCCCGCCGTATGCCGGTGGTCCGGCCGCCGCTGACGGCGCGGACGACGACGGGGCGCGGCAGAGCGTCGTCGTCGAGGTGGGCGGCAAGCGGCTCGAGGTGACGATCCCGGGCTCGCTGTCCCTCGGCACCGGGCGGGCGGCCAAGCCCAAGAAGAAGCCCCGCACCGCGCGCGGCTCCGCGGCCACCGCGGCCGGCGGCGACGCGCTCACCGCCCCGATGCAGGGCACGATCGTCAAGGTGGCCGTCGCGGACGGCGACGTGGTCGCGGAAGGCGATCTCGTCGTCGTGCTCGAGGCCATGAAGATGGAGCAGCCGCTCACCGCGCACAAGGCCGGCACCGTCCGCGGGCTCACCGCGGAGCCGGGGCAGACGGTCGGCGCGGGCGCGGTCATCGCCACGATCGAGGACTGA
- a CDS encoding Maf family protein, translated as MTVHTAPPAPPTLILASKSPARTKLLEEAGVPHRILVSDVDEVAVAAGHPEATPADTALLLARAKAEAVAALPAAAGTLVLGCDSVFELDGQALGKPYTAEVARERLAAMSGRAGVLHTGHWLIDCRTEHTPARGDSGAHDGGAWPGRGELASAGVEFAEMRPEEIEAYVATGEPLHCAGSFTIDGLGGAFLSRVDGDPHAVVGLSVSTLRALLASAGVRLTDWWAAAVDR; from the coding sequence GTGACCGTCCACACAGCTCCACCGGCCCCGCCCACGCTCATCCTCGCGTCCAAGTCCCCCGCCCGGACCAAGCTCCTCGAGGAGGCCGGCGTCCCGCACCGGATCCTCGTCTCCGACGTGGACGAGGTCGCCGTGGCCGCGGGGCACCCCGAGGCAACCCCTGCTGACACCGCGCTGCTCCTGGCGCGCGCCAAGGCCGAGGCCGTCGCCGCCCTGCCCGCGGCCGCGGGCACCCTCGTGCTCGGCTGCGACTCGGTCTTCGAGCTCGACGGCCAGGCCCTCGGCAAGCCCTACACCGCCGAGGTGGCCCGCGAGCGGCTCGCGGCCATGAGCGGCCGCGCGGGCGTCCTGCACACCGGCCACTGGCTCATCGACTGCCGCACCGAGCACACGCCCGCCCGCGGCGACTCCGGGGCGCACGACGGCGGCGCGTGGCCCGGGCGCGGCGAGCTCGCCTCGGCGGGCGTGGAGTTTGCCGAGATGCGCCCCGAGGAGATCGAGGCCTACGTGGCGACGGGCGAGCCGCTCCACTGCGCGGGCTCGTTCACGATCGACGGTCTCGGTGGCGCGTTCCTGTCCCGGGTGGACGGCGACCCGCACGCCGTGGTGGGCCTGTCCGTCTCGACCCTGCGCGCCCTCCTGGCCAGCGCGGGGGTGCGCCTCACGGATTGGTGGGCGGCCGCCGTCGACCGCTGA
- a CDS encoding dicarboxylate/amino acid:cation symporter, whose protein sequence is MSTSTSTARTPRRLPTWATSFGPQIIAALVVGLVLGLLAKYTGSTKASPNALGATLATIGSSYVSLLQTAVVPLIFTAVVSSIANLRQVSNAAKLAWNTLLWFAITAFIAVLIGITLGVVFQPGAGTGITQQAKYTGKSGDWWAFLTGLFPHNFLGLGASSTAGDGGAVTTTVSFNVLQILVIAIAVGIAALKVGAKAEPFLTFTRSALEIIQKVLWWIIRLAPLGTIGLIGNAVAVYGWDTIGALGKFAVAIYAGLVLVLFVVYPILVKSHGLSVKQYFSGVWPAVQLGFVSRSSIGTLPLTQRVAERNLGVPQGYASFAVPLGATTKMDGCAAIYPAVAAIFVAQFFGINLDVSQYLLIVLVSVLGSAATAGTTGAVVMLTLTLSTLGLPLAGVGLLLAIDPILDMGRTAVNVAGQALVPTLVAKRQGILDEALYNAPRHGDPLKDESATASVEQAHDGELAAAR, encoded by the coding sequence GTGAGCACCTCAACCAGCACCGCGCGCACCCCGCGCCGCCTCCCGACGTGGGCCACGTCGTTCGGCCCGCAGATCATCGCCGCACTCGTCGTCGGCCTCGTCCTCGGCCTCCTCGCGAAGTACACGGGCAGCACGAAGGCCAGCCCGAACGCCCTCGGCGCCACTCTCGCGACCATCGGCAGCAGCTACGTCAGCCTGCTCCAGACCGCCGTGGTCCCCCTCATCTTCACCGCCGTGGTGAGCTCGATCGCCAACCTCCGCCAGGTCTCCAATGCGGCCAAGCTCGCGTGGAACACCCTGCTGTGGTTCGCGATCACCGCCTTCATCGCGGTCCTGATCGGCATCACCCTGGGCGTCGTCTTCCAGCCGGGCGCCGGGACGGGCATCACCCAGCAGGCGAAGTACACCGGCAAGAGCGGTGACTGGTGGGCGTTCCTCACCGGCCTCTTCCCGCACAACTTCCTCGGGCTCGGCGCGAGCTCGACCGCGGGCGACGGCGGGGCCGTCACCACGACCGTGTCGTTCAACGTCCTGCAGATCCTCGTCATCGCGATCGCCGTGGGCATCGCCGCGCTCAAGGTCGGCGCCAAGGCCGAGCCGTTCCTGACCTTCACCCGCTCGGCCCTCGAGATCATCCAGAAGGTGCTCTGGTGGATCATCCGCCTCGCGCCGCTCGGCACGATCGGCCTCATCGGCAACGCCGTCGCCGTCTACGGCTGGGACACCATCGGCGCCCTCGGCAAGTTCGCCGTGGCCATCTACGCCGGCCTCGTGCTCGTCCTGTTCGTGGTCTACCCGATCCTCGTGAAGTCGCACGGCCTGTCCGTGAAGCAGTACTTCTCCGGCGTGTGGCCGGCGGTCCAGCTCGGGTTCGTCTCCCGCTCCTCGATCGGCACGCTCCCGCTCACCCAGCGCGTCGCCGAGCGCAACCTCGGGGTGCCGCAGGGCTACGCGTCCTTCGCCGTGCCGCTCGGCGCCACCACGAAGATGGACGGCTGCGCCGCGATCTACCCGGCGGTCGCCGCGATCTTCGTCGCCCAGTTCTTCGGCATCAACCTGGACGTCAGCCAGTACCTGCTGATCGTGCTCGTCTCGGTCCTCGGCTCGGCCGCGACCGCCGGCACCACCGGCGCCGTCGTGATGCTGACGCTGACCCTCTCGACGCTGGGGCTGCCCCTGGCCGGCGTGGGCCTGCTCCTGGCCATCGACCCGATCCTGGACATGGGCCGCACCGCGGTCAACGTCGCGGGCCAGGCCCTCGTGCCGACCCTCGTCGCCAAGCGCCAGGGCATCCTCGACGAGGCGCTCTACAACGCCCCGCGCCACGGCGACCCGCTCAAGGACGAGTCCGCCACCGCCTCGGTGGAGCAGGCGCACGACGGCGAGCTGGCCGCCGCGCGCTGA
- a CDS encoding acyl-CoA carboxylase subunit beta translates to MTHDLTTTAGKIADFRDRRAASLAPSGQEAIEKQHARGKNTARERIDMLLDPDSFVEFDTLRVHRSTAFGMEKKKPLGDGVVSGYGTVDGRLVAVYSQDFSVYGGSLSQVNGEKIVKVQEFALRNGCPVVGINDGGGARIQEGVASLAMFADIFRNNVAASGVVPQISLIMGPCAGGAAYSPALTDYVVMVDKTSHMFITGPDVIKTVTGEEVDMETLGGARQHNATTGTATYLASDEADAIEFVRELLDVLPSNNLVEAPVLDSDQELEQTDEDLALDTLVPDSPTQGYDMRAVIEGILDDGNFLEMQALYAPNVIIGYGRMEGHTVGIVANQPIQFAGTLDIAASEKAARFVRHCDAFNIPIITLVDVPGFLPGKDQEFQGIIRRGAKLLYAYAEATVPKLTVICRKAYGGAYIVMGSKKLGADLNLAWPTAQIGVMGAQGAVNILYRRELAAVSAEGGDVEAKRAELIQHYEEELLNPYQAAELGYIDAVIAPSETRVQLLRGLRALRDKHASLPAKKHGNIPL, encoded by the coding sequence GTGACCCACGACCTGACCACCACCGCAGGCAAGATCGCGGACTTCCGCGACCGGCGGGCGGCCTCGCTCGCGCCCTCGGGCCAGGAGGCGATCGAGAAGCAGCACGCGCGCGGGAAGAACACGGCGCGCGAGCGCATCGACATGCTGCTCGACCCGGACAGCTTCGTCGAGTTCGACACCCTCCGCGTGCACCGCTCCACCGCGTTCGGGATGGAGAAGAAGAAGCCGCTCGGCGACGGCGTCGTCTCCGGCTACGGCACCGTGGACGGGCGCCTCGTGGCGGTCTACAGCCAGGACTTCTCCGTCTACGGCGGATCCCTGAGCCAGGTCAACGGCGAGAAGATCGTCAAGGTCCAGGAGTTCGCCCTCCGCAACGGCTGCCCCGTGGTGGGCATCAACGACGGCGGCGGCGCGCGCATCCAGGAGGGCGTCGCTTCCCTCGCCATGTTCGCGGACATCTTCCGCAACAACGTGGCCGCCTCGGGCGTGGTCCCGCAGATCTCGCTCATCATGGGCCCCTGCGCGGGCGGCGCGGCCTACTCGCCGGCGCTCACCGACTATGTGGTCATGGTGGACAAGACGAGCCACATGTTCATCACCGGGCCCGACGTCATCAAGACCGTCACGGGCGAGGAAGTGGACATGGAGACGCTCGGCGGCGCGCGCCAGCACAACGCCACGACCGGCACCGCGACGTACCTCGCCTCCGACGAGGCCGACGCGATCGAGTTCGTCCGCGAGCTCCTCGACGTCCTGCCCTCGAACAACCTCGTCGAGGCCCCCGTCCTCGACTCGGACCAGGAGCTCGAGCAGACCGACGAGGACCTCGCCCTCGACACGCTCGTCCCCGACTCCCCCACCCAGGGCTACGACATGCGCGCCGTGATCGAGGGGATCCTCGACGACGGCAACTTCCTCGAGATGCAGGCGCTCTACGCGCCGAACGTGATCATCGGCTACGGCCGCATGGAGGGACACACGGTCGGGATCGTCGCCAACCAGCCAATCCAGTTCGCGGGAACGCTGGACATCGCGGCCTCGGAGAAGGCCGCCCGGTTCGTGCGCCACTGCGACGCCTTCAACATCCCCATCATCACGCTCGTGGACGTCCCCGGCTTCCTCCCCGGCAAGGACCAGGAGTTCCAGGGCATCATCCGCCGCGGCGCGAAGCTGCTCTACGCGTACGCCGAGGCCACGGTGCCGAAGCTGACGGTGATCTGCCGCAAGGCCTACGGCGGCGCGTACATCGTCATGGGGTCCAAGAAGCTCGGCGCGGACCTGAACCTCGCCTGGCCCACGGCGCAGATCGGCGTCATGGGCGCGCAGGGCGCCGTGAACATCCTGTACCGCCGCGAGCTCGCCGCGGTGTCGGCAGAGGGCGGCGACGTCGAGGCCAAGCGGGCCGAGCTCATCCAGCACTACGAGGAGGAGCTCCTCAACCCCTACCAGGCCGCCGAGCTGGGGTACATCGACGCCGTGATCGCACCGTCGGAGACCCGCGTGCAGCTCCTGCGCGGCCTGCGCGCGCTGCGCGACAAGCACGCGTCCCTGCCCGCCAAGAAGCACGGGAACATCCCGCTGTGA
- a CDS encoding DUF885 domain-containing protein, with protein sequence MTQNTHQNQHSSGTRTPSALDAIADEFTRRLLDLDPALATELGYPGHETEYPDYSPAGLAAHSALVRDTLSALDAATPEDEIDEVTLDAMRERLGLDAERHASGWVAATLNNIESPAQSIRAVFDLMPADTAEHWRHIAGRAANVPAAIEGYVASLRAAAADGKVSAARQVRVVVGQCRKYGADGTGFFARLATDARLDGGAALPDEVVSALADGCTAAAAAYRGLADFLEGELLPQAPEEDAVGRERYALESRRFLGATVDLEETYAWGVAELDRIIAEQEAVAEQIKPGAGIAEAKAALNADPARQLKGTDALRAWMQDLSDRAVANLAGTHFEIVGPMHQLECMIAPTQDGGIYYTAPSDDFSRPGRMWWSVPEGEDTFTTWAETSTVYHEGVPGHHLQCATAVYRRELLNDWRRNICWVSGHGEGWALYAERLMDELGYLADPGDRMGMLDGQRMRAARVVFDIGVHLGLEVPERWGTGTWTAEKGYGFLKQNLDVSEGQLDFEFNRYLGWPGQAPSYKVGQRLWEQVRGELEAEAAAQGREFDLKEFHTRALNLGSVGLDTLRRALTA encoded by the coding sequence GTGACGCAGAACACTCACCAGAACCAGCACAGCTCCGGCACCCGCACGCCCAGCGCCCTCGACGCCATCGCGGACGAGTTCACCCGCAGGCTGCTCGACCTCGACCCTGCCCTGGCGACCGAGCTCGGCTACCCGGGCCACGAGACGGAGTACCCGGACTACTCGCCCGCGGGCCTCGCCGCGCACAGCGCGCTCGTGCGGGACACGCTCAGCGCCCTCGACGCCGCAACGCCCGAGGACGAGATCGACGAGGTCACCCTCGATGCGATGCGGGAGCGCCTGGGCCTCGACGCCGAGCGGCACGCGAGCGGCTGGGTGGCCGCGACGCTGAACAACATCGAGTCGCCGGCGCAGTCGATCCGCGCGGTCTTCGACCTCATGCCCGCCGACACGGCCGAGCACTGGCGCCACATCGCCGGGCGCGCCGCCAACGTCCCCGCGGCCATCGAGGGCTACGTCGCCTCGCTCCGGGCCGCCGCGGCGGACGGCAAGGTCTCGGCGGCGCGGCAGGTGCGCGTCGTCGTCGGCCAGTGCCGCAAGTACGGCGCAGACGGCACCGGCTTCTTCGCCAGGCTCGCCACGGACGCAAGGCTCGACGGTGGCGCCGCGCTGCCGGACGAGGTCGTCTCCGCCCTCGCCGACGGCTGCACGGCCGCGGCCGCGGCGTACCGCGGGCTCGCGGACTTCCTCGAGGGCGAGCTCCTCCCCCAGGCGCCCGAGGAGGACGCCGTGGGCCGCGAGCGGTACGCCCTCGAGTCACGCCGGTTCCTCGGCGCGACGGTCGACCTCGAGGAGACGTACGCCTGGGGCGTCGCCGAGCTGGACCGCATCATCGCCGAGCAGGAGGCGGTGGCCGAGCAGATCAAGCCCGGCGCGGGCATCGCCGAGGCGAAGGCCGCCCTCAACGCGGACCCGGCCCGGCAGCTCAAGGGCACCGACGCGCTGCGGGCCTGGATGCAGGACCTCTCGGACCGGGCCGTGGCGAACCTCGCCGGCACCCACTTCGAGATCGTGGGGCCCATGCACCAGCTCGAGTGCATGATCGCGCCCACGCAGGACGGCGGGATCTACTACACGGCGCCGTCCGACGACTTCTCCCGGCCCGGGCGCATGTGGTGGTCCGTCCCGGAGGGCGAGGACACCTTCACCACGTGGGCCGAGACCAGCACCGTCTACCACGAGGGCGTCCCGGGCCACCACCTCCAGTGCGCCACCGCCGTGTACCGCCGCGAGCTGCTCAACGACTGGCGCCGCAACATCTGCTGGGTCTCCGGCCACGGCGAGGGCTGGGCGCTGTACGCCGAGCGGCTCATGGACGAGCTCGGCTACCTCGCGGACCCCGGCGACCGCATGGGCATGCTCGATGGGCAGCGCATGCGCGCAGCGCGCGTGGTCTTCGACATCGGCGTCCACCTCGGGCTCGAGGTCCCGGAGCGCTGGGGCACGGGAACCTGGACGGCCGAGAAGGGCTATGGGTTCCTGAAGCAGAACCTGGACGTGTCCGAGGGCCAGCTCGACTTCGAGTTCAACCGCTACCTCGGGTGGCCGGGACAGGCCCCCTCCTACAAGGTGGGGCAGCGGCTGTGGGAACAGGTCCGCGGCGAGCTCGAGGCGGAGGCCGCCGCCCAGGGCCGCGAGTTCGACCTCAAGGAATTCCACACGCGCGCCCTGAACCTCGGATCGGTCGGCCTGGACACCCTCCGGCGCGCCCTGACCGCCTGA
- a CDS encoding MMPL family transporter produces MASLLYRLGRFAYDRRWLVLAAWLVIVAAVGGSAAAFHGSMTNNFQIPGTETQRMLDKLKAELPSAAGGSATVVFTSPDAAFTDSQKRDLSAALAKIKGLDGVQNVTDPFTTQAQLDGAAAKIADGKAQIQANEAKLAAGAPQLEAAKAKLDATRAQLDAGQAQLDAQKKALAAQGLPAAAIAQATASAQAQLNAGRQQLAAGQAQYDAGKKQADEGAAKLADAKAQLALAQRQATAAEGLRFVSSDGKAAIASIQFTKSTDALTPALRQDVQSIASSVAGVNAYPSKELTQDISQIFGTSEGIGVAVAAIVLFVMLGTFVAAGLPLLMALIGVAVGVGGTFALTSVVSMSSVTPMLGLMLGLAVGIDYSLFIVNRHRTQLLGGMDPRESVALSIGTSGNAVVFAGLTVVIALAALVVPGLPFLAVMGLAAAATVAVAVLVAVTLLPAVLGFAGRRIISRRRWAKALAENAKAGHAEEEARTDLEKANRGWGAWVTRHPWVSVLGAVVLLAVLAVPAAQLRLALPDGGSEPVDSTAFKAYDATGKYFGEGMTGPIIVVGDLPPGLDASAVQAKEYDVADQLRSVPGVVAAVPGTVSPDRRIAVFQVIPKEGPASASTVQVVHDLRAKGADIQASTGVTIGLTGQTAANVDVSSKLADALPPYLTIVVGLSFILLLLVFRSLLVPLLATGGFLLSLGAAFGAVVAVYQWGWLGPVFDVTHPGAVLSFMPILLIGILFGLAMDYQVFITSGIRESYAHGVEAHLAVRTGFHHAARVITAAAIIMVSVFAGFIFSHLTMVRPLGFGLALGVLLDAFVVRMTLVPAVMRLLGTAAWWLPRWLARILPDLDIEGAKLERVAAPERSDEGEPEPVAR; encoded by the coding sequence ATGGCTTCGCTCCTCTACCGCCTCGGCAGGTTCGCCTACGACCGCCGCTGGCTCGTCCTCGCCGCCTGGCTCGTCATCGTCGCGGCGGTCGGAGGCTCCGCCGCGGCGTTCCACGGCAGCATGACCAACAACTTCCAGATCCCGGGCACCGAGACCCAGCGCATGCTGGACAAGCTCAAGGCGGAGCTGCCCTCCGCCGCAGGCGGGAGCGCGACCGTGGTCTTCACGTCCCCGGACGCGGCCTTCACCGACTCCCAGAAGAGGGACCTCAGCGCTGCGCTGGCGAAGATCAAGGGCCTCGACGGCGTCCAGAACGTCACGGACCCGTTCACCACGCAGGCCCAGCTCGACGGCGCGGCCGCGAAGATCGCGGACGGCAAGGCCCAGATCCAGGCGAACGAGGCGAAGCTGGCCGCCGGCGCGCCGCAGCTCGAGGCCGCCAAGGCCAAGCTGGACGCCACCCGGGCCCAGCTCGACGCCGGGCAGGCCCAGCTCGACGCCCAGAAGAAGGCCCTCGCCGCGCAGGGCCTCCCGGCCGCGGCGATCGCCCAGGCCACCGCCTCGGCCCAGGCCCAGCTCAATGCCGGCCGCCAGCAGCTCGCGGCCGGGCAGGCGCAGTATGACGCCGGGAAGAAGCAGGCCGACGAGGGCGCCGCCAAGCTGGCCGACGCCAAGGCCCAGCTCGCCCTCGCCCAGCGCCAGGCCACCGCGGCCGAGGGCCTGCGCTTCGTCTCCAGCGACGGCAAGGCGGCCATCGCCTCGATCCAGTTCACCAAGTCCACCGATGCCCTCACCCCCGCGCTACGGCAGGACGTCCAGTCCATCGCCTCGAGCGTGGCGGGCGTCAACGCGTACCCGAGCAAGGAGCTCACGCAGGACATCTCGCAGATCTTCGGCACGTCCGAAGGCATCGGCGTGGCCGTCGCGGCGATCGTGCTGTTCGTCATGCTCGGCACGTTCGTGGCCGCAGGCCTGCCCCTGCTCATGGCCCTCATCGGTGTGGCCGTCGGCGTGGGCGGCACGTTCGCCCTCACGAGCGTGGTCTCGATGAGCTCGGTGACCCCGATGCTGGGGCTCATGCTCGGCCTGGCCGTGGGCATCGACTACTCGCTCTTCATCGTCAACCGGCACCGCACCCAGCTGCTCGGCGGCATGGACCCGCGCGAGTCCGTGGCGCTCTCGATCGGCACGTCCGGCAACGCCGTCGTGTTCGCCGGCCTCACCGTGGTGATCGCGCTCGCGGCGCTCGTGGTGCCCGGCCTGCCGTTCCTCGCGGTCATGGGCCTCGCCGCCGCCGCGACCGTGGCCGTGGCCGTGCTGGTCGCGGTCACCCTGCTGCCCGCGGTGCTCGGATTCGCGGGCCGGCGGATCATCTCCCGGCGGCGCTGGGCCAAGGCCCTCGCGGAGAACGCGAAGGCGGGCCACGCCGAGGAGGAGGCGCGGACGGACCTCGAGAAGGCGAACCGCGGCTGGGGCGCCTGGGTCACCCGGCACCCGTGGGTCTCGGTGCTGGGCGCTGTCGTGCTGCTCGCGGTCCTCGCGGTCCCCGCGGCGCAGCTGCGGCTCGCCCTCCCAGACGGCGGCTCGGAGCCGGTGGACTCGACCGCGTTCAAGGCCTACGACGCCACGGGGAAGTACTTCGGCGAGGGCATGACCGGGCCCATCATCGTGGTCGGCGACCTCCCGCCCGGCCTCGACGCGAGCGCCGTCCAGGCCAAGGAGTACGACGTCGCCGACCAGCTCCGCTCGGTCCCCGGCGTGGTCGCGGCCGTGCCCGGCACGGTCAGCCCGGACCGCCGGATCGCGGTCTTCCAGGTGATCCCGAAGGAGGGGCCGGCGAGCGCGAGCACCGTCCAGGTGGTCCACGACCTGCGCGCCAAGGGCGCCGACATCCAGGCGAGCACGGGCGTGACGATCGGCCTCACGGGGCAGACGGCGGCCAACGTGGACGTCTCCTCCAAGCTCGCCGACGCCCTGCCGCCGTACCTGACGATCGTCGTGGGGCTGTCCTTCATCCTGCTCCTGCTCGTGTTCCGCTCGCTCCTCGTGCCGCTGCTGGCCACCGGCGGGTTCCTGCTCTCGCTCGGCGCCGCGTTCGGCGCGGTCGTCGCCGTGTACCAGTGGGGCTGGCTCGGCCCGGTCTTCGACGTCACCCACCCGGGGGCGGTCCTGAGCTTCATGCCCATCCTGCTCATCGGCATCCTGTTCGGCCTCGCGATGGACTACCAGGTCTTCATCACCTCCGGCATCCGCGAGTCCTACGCCCACGGCGTCGAGGCGCACCTGGCCGTCCGGACCGGCTTCCACCACGCCGCACGGGTGATCACCGCCGCCGCAATCATCATGGTCAGCGTGTTCGCGGGCTTCATCTTCAGCCACCTGACGATGGTCCGGCCGCTCGGCTTCGGGCTCGCGCTCGGCGTGCTGCTGGACGCGTTCGTGGTCCGCATGACCCTCGTGCCCGCCGTCATGCGCCTCCTCGGCACCGCGGCCTGGTGGCTGCCGCGCTGGCTCGCGCGGATCCTGCCGGACCTGGACATCGAGGGCGCCAAGCTCGAGCGCGTGGCGGCACCGGAGCGCAGCGACGAGGGCGAGCCCGAACCCGTGGCCCGCTGA
- a CDS encoding acyl-CoA carboxylase subunit epsilon: protein MSALPQTPQTHDGGDSPAVAAAPVLFSVTRGNPTAEEVAALTAVLASLGTAEPEAAPAAPTRRERIRRATLRPRHMIAQRRGRA from the coding sequence GTGAGCGCGCTCCCCCAGACGCCCCAGACGCACGACGGCGGGGACTCCCCCGCCGTCGCCGCCGCGCCGGTGCTCTTCTCGGTCACCCGCGGGAACCCGACCGCCGAGGAGGTCGCGGCGCTCACGGCCGTGCTCGCCTCGCTCGGCACCGCCGAGCCCGAGGCCGCGCCGGCAGCACCGACGCGCCGCGAGCGGATCCGCCGGGCGACCCTGCGCCCGCGGCACATGATCGCCCAGCGCCGCGGCCGCGCCTGA